The sequence GGCTGGAACGTGGCGACTAAGAGATCGATATCAAAGATGCGGCACAGGGGCGATCCGCCGTGGCGGATCGCCCGCGTTGTCTACAGGACCTTTTCACTTTAAAAAGGGGTTTGGCCTGAGAGCCGGGAACAGCGCATGAAACTTGTTCTGGTGGGGGGGCACTCGCGAAACATTGGAAAGACGTCGGTGGTCGAAGGGCTGATTCGATCCCTGCGAGAGTTTCCCTGGACAGCCGTCAAAATTACCCAGTATGGGCACGGGGTCTGCGCCGTCAACGGCGAGTCCTGCGGATGCGCGGTCAGCGAACATCAGTTTGCAGTCGTGGAAGAGAAGGAAGTAACCACGGGTACCGACACCTCCCGATTTCTCGCCGCCGGGGCGCGGCGCTCCCTTTGGGTGCGCACCAAGCAAGGTGAATTGTTTACGGCGCTTCCCGCGTTCCAGAAGGAGATCGAGGATGAGGATTTTGTAATCGTCGAAAGTAACAGCTTGCGCCAGTTCCTGAAGCCGGACATTTATCTGCAGGTCCTCGACCCCAATCAGGAGGACTTCAAGCTTTCGGCACAAAAATTCTTCGATCTTGCGGATGCGTACCTCCTCGTCACTGATCCTTCTCTCCCGGTGGATTTCGCCAAGGGCCAGGCGCCCTGGCAAAATGTCTCGCTGGCGCGGCAGCTCCGAAAACACACCCCCTGTTTTACCGTGACCGCCGAGGAGAGGTTCTTGAGTGCAGCCGTCGTGGAATTCGTGAAGGCGAGGATTGCAGGAACGGATATAAGGGCAGCGGGGTCGTAGATTCTTTATCGCGGGGGAAAATTCCAAATTCCAAATTCCAAAATCCAAATAGAATCCAAAACCCAGAATCCAATCACCTGACAAATCTTAAGGGCCGAATCGCGACCGAAAACAAAACAATGGATTGAGGGCGGGACCAGGGCTGAAGGCTGTTTGGGTTTTGAGATTTGGAATTTGAGATTTATTTGGAATTTGGAATTTCTCTCCGACTTATCCTCTATCCCCTCACCCGTGTGACTCACCTGATCCGGGGAGCTTGGGCTCCACCAGGAGGGATTGAAATCTGGAGAGAGTCACCAGCCCCGGTTTGGCGCGCTTCGGTTTCTTGACAAATTTTCTCTGGGTCCAATGGACAAGGGCCTTCTGGGCATTGCGGGTCTGGCTGAAGTAAGCGGCCAACTGCGCGGCCTCCAGAAAATCCTGCGTCTCTTCCAGCCTCTCGCGGTTGGGATTTCGGAGGACGACGTGCGAGCCGGCGTAATCGGCGACGTGAAACCAATAATCGTCCGGCTGTGCATATCGGGTGGTGACGAGGTCGTTTTCCTTGCTGTTCCGGCCGACCAGGATTTCATAATCCTTCGTGCTCTTGAAGATGCGGCATTTCTTCCGTTTCCTCTCCGCAGGGCGCATTGGGACGTTTGTTCTCGCGCGGGGGGGATTCGTGTTTTTCGTTGTCTCGCCGGTGTTCGAGGCTTCCTCCCTCCACGAGGTTGAAATCCGCTTGAGTTCGGCGAGGGACTGGGCTTCCGACACCTCGACCAGAGACGATTCGAGAACTCTCACCAGTCGGTGAATGGAATGCTGTCGTCCCTTGATTCTCTCAATTCCCCGTCGGGCACGCTTTGCCTTTTCATGGAATCGCTGGGCATTGGCGGCAGGGCTGAGCCGCGCATCGATCGCAACGGTGAACTTGCGAGGTGTCGGTTCATAGACATCAACCAGTTCAAGCCGTCCGCCCTGGGGATGCAATTCGCCCGGCTGGGCGAGGATCAGATCGGCCACTCTCTGGAGCTCCGCCTCCTTCAAAAACCCTTGAGCTTCGCTTTCGAGCTTTTCCTCGAGTCGCTTGAATTTTTTCAAGGCGGTCCGTGCGTCCTTTCGAAGCTCCTTCCTCTCTTTCTCGAGGAGAACAGTTTCAATGCGCCGCTCGAAAAGGGATTCGACGGCCAGGTTCACAGAATCAAAAATGGTGGCGGGGTACGGACTCAAAGACTCCAGTTCGATCGGTGAGACAAAGAAATTTTGCGCTTGTCCGGGGATTTCGTAGATCCGAGGATGCCGTTCTCCCTGGGCGATGGCCCTGAGAATTTCTGACAGCACCCGCGGCGAGGTCTCCCCCCTACGGTGCGCCCGGAGCAGGACTTCGCGGGCATAGACGGGGCCCAGCCCTCGAACGTGCTTCGTCAGTTCATTCGCATCGGCGGGCAAGGCGGGTAGGGGAGCTTCTGAATCGATGAAATTCTCCAGAGAGGAATCTCCATGTCGGCTGGGTGGGATGTACTGGCCACCGACCGTTAGTTTGCGCCGCTCTGCACGCGGTATCAAGAGGGCCCCCAGAACCCTTCGCCCCTCGTCCAGCAGATAGAGATTCCCCCAGCGGGGCATAAATTCCGCAACCAGCTCGAGAGCGCCTGAGTGTGCTTCGGGCCGGGCGCCTAGAAATTCAAAATGGACCGCGCGCTCGTCCAGCTTTTTCCGAATGCCGGCCAGTCCTGTTCCAATCAACCACTTCCTCAACACCGCGACGAAGGAAGATGGGACATCCGAACTCCACGTCTTTCGTGTGAGGAAGAACAAGGGTGGATCCGTCACATCGAAGAGAAGGCGACCGGAGGGTTTGCCGGAGAATTCAAGTGAAACAGCGGCGGGACTGACTTGAGCCACTTGCACGCAGGAGAGGTGGAGGAGGCTTGACCTCAATTCATTGACGAGCGTTTCGATTGCCAGGTTGTCCATGAGAGGAGGTGCAGACGAGCGATCTTCGGCGCTTGCGGTCAAGGGTCCGCTGAACCGCATTGGGGTGAGACCAAGGAGGATAAGGCACGCCGCTAGGAATCCGGAGTCAAACCCCGAGTGTGGGCCGGATAGGTGCGGGAAATTCGGTCGTGCCACGCCAGGGCGTCCACGTCGAAAAACACCCAGACGAATCCGAGCAGGAGCGATCCCGCCGACACTAGATATCCTGCCGTGCGGAGGGCGATCTCCCCCAGAGAGGGTGGTTCGCCGGAAAAATTGACGAGTGCCAGTCCCCGCAGATGCATTCCCAATGTCTTGCCGGTCGCAGCAGTGAACAGAAGGACATACCCGAGGGCGAAGATCAGGAGTGTGATCAGACCGATGGCCAACGACCGCGGGGCCAGGTTCAAACGCCACCCTTTCGAGTGCAAGAGGGCCAGGACCGGAAGGATGCTGATGGTTTCCAGAGTGGCGATCACCAGAAGATCGACGCACGCGGCCAGAAACCGTTCGCGCACAGAGGCCACCGGCACCGGGAGTCCGGCATGATCTGCACCCGTCAAGGCGCCCCGTGCACCCGCTGAGGCTTCGAATAACAGAGGTTGCTGGAAAAGTTCAGACCGCCGCGGGGGCTGACGCTGCTTGATTCTTTGAACAGATTCCGGAAGTTCAAACCCCTGGGCACCTGCGAAGGGGCGCGGCCTCCCGCCGCCTGCCCGCGGCCTCGCCGAGTTGAACAACGCTTCAAGTTCTTCCTTCTTGACACCCGCCGCACCCGCCGGATGAAGCTTGAAAGCTTCATCCAGGGCCGCTGCCAAATCGTTGTTCGAGGAGGGCGACTCCCTGGGGGGGCCCACGCTGCCGTCCGCTTCCTCTACCCCGCCGTCGCGCGAACGTTCTTTCTTTGGCCCCTCGCGCCGCGCCCTGTACTGGCGGAGCTTTTCTTGCAGTTCCTCGCGCCAAACGAGTTCGGGCGTTGTCACCGGGGTTTCTCGTGATCCCCCCGGTTCTTCAAATAGAGGATGGCTGACTACGGGAAGCGCTGACTCATGGTGAGAGAGCGATTTTCCAATTTCCCGACCCCTGTGGGGAAACTCGATGAGTTTGCGTTCCGTCGGTTGAAGCGCCGGGTGACCGGTTGTCAGGGCGGCATGAGAGTGAAATCCGCAGACGGCGCACCCGGCGTGTTCATCAAACTCGAGAAATCCGCATTGGGGACATTGAACAATATTGGGCACTTATTTGCGCGATCCTCACCACCTCAGACCCGAAGGTGCTTCCCGGAAATCCTGGAAACCGGGTCTCAAAGCGAGGCAGGGTTCCCTGACGCTCGACTCACGCGATTCTACAGGATATCCCGCACTGAATCAAACGATGCGTCGGGCGAACCGGAGGCACGGGAACGATCGAACGATTGAGCTGACGCCAGAGTCATCCCGCATGTCTTAATCCCCCCGGATGAGGAGGATGGATACGACGGTTGGTTCTGCCGGAATGCCGTTGAAAAGCCTATTCAGTCATGGTAACTTAACGACGATCTGGAAACAGGTGAGAGATTAACGAAAGAACCGTCGATACGATTGTCCCTGTCATTTCCCCGGGCCTTCAAAAAGGGGAGGGACTGGCGACCTCAGACCGTCGAGCCGTCGATTGAGTTCATCCCGCTTTAGATTTTAACCGGGCCTTTCCGCGTGTGCATCAGACTTGCTTCATTCACAAAAACTCCGGGTCTTGCGCAGGTGCATTTGAAGAGGCGATCCTCCCTACTCCTGGTTCCATCCTTTATATTCTTCGCCCTGTCATGCCTTTGTGGCCAGAGGGGTGAACTGCTCCTGGCCCAGCCAGCTTCTGCTGCCAAGGCGGAGACCTCGGCTCCCCCTGTCCAGCTCTTAGTAGGAGAAGATCTCCTCACCATCAAGGCGGTTCACCAGGAACAAACGGAGAAGCATAAATATCTGTTGCGCGGGAAGGCAGAGATCGATTACCGCGACATGAAGTTCTATGCGGACGAGATGACCTATGATGATGAAACAGGCGACGTGGAGGCCACGGGGCACGTCCACTTTGAACGGGAGGTGGAAACCATATCGGGCTCCCGTCTGAAGATGAATGTCATTTCGAAGACCGGCGTGATCTATGAGGCCAAGGGAAAGGCGACTCCCAATTTCTTTTTTGAAGGCGCCGAGATCCACAAAATCGGGGAAGACAAATACAAGGTCATAGACGGGACCGTGACGGCGTGCAAGGGGGAAGTCCCCAAGTGGTCGTTCCACGCTCAGAGTGCCGTGGTCAGCGTCGAAAAGTCGGTTTTTCTGCAGCATGCCACTTTCAAAATCAAGCGCATCCCGCTCTTCTATTTTCCATATGCCGCCGCGCCCGTGACCAAACGCGAGCGGCAAACAGGTTTCTTGATTCCGACCACTGGATCGTCCTCGCAAAAAGGCCGGACCGTGGGTGACGCCTTCTATTGGGCCATGGATCGTTCCGCTGACCTGCTCTTTACCGGGGAATACTTTTCAGCCCGGGGGTGGGCCGAAGAATTGCAATTTCGCGCCCGCCCCAGCGAAACGAACTACATTAATGTGTTTGGTTTTCACGTCAACGACCGGAAGGGCCAGGGCGGGCAGAGCGCCAAGGTCGGGGCCAGCTATGTTTTCGCGAATGGTTTTCGCGCCGTCGCTGACGTCAATTACGTCAGCTCCATTACCTTTCGCCAGGTGTTCGGAGATTCCTTCAATGCCATTGTGCTGCCTGACCAGACTTCGCAGGCCTTCGTGGGGCGCAACTACGATTCCTATAGCCTGAACTTTGACCTCTACCGGAACGAGACTTTTTTTGATCAGGGGGCGGTCATTCTTCGGCGGTTTCCCGCGGCCGAGTTCTCGGTCATGCCCCGGGAGATCAAAGACCTCCCGATCTATTTCTCTTTCGATTCCGCGGTGGACGGGATCCATCGGCTTGATCCGGGGGTCTCGACTCCCAATATCACCCAGCGGATCGATTTTGCCCCACGCATCACCTTCCGCCTCCCCGCGATTCTGGGAGCGTACTTCACCCCGTCCCTTGAATTTCGCGAAACGGGCTACCGCAACCGCCTCCAATCCTCCAATGCCGCGCCTGAAGCGCTCAACCGGACCTCGGGAGAATTCCGCCTGGATTTCAGGGGACTCGGACTGGAGCGCATCTACGAACACAAGGGGGGATGGTGGGGGGATCGCTTCAAACATGTCATCGAACCCGAAGTGACTTACCGTCTGGTGCGCGGGGTCAGCGACATCGACCAGATTATCCGGTTTGATGAACGCGATGTGCTGGTCAACACCAATGAGTTCGAATATGGGATTACGAACCGGATCTTTACGCGGCGCGACGAAGGGGCCGGGTCCGACCAGACGCGCGAGTTGCTGAGCTGGAAGATCTCGCAAAAATATTTTTTTGACCCCACGCTGGGCGGCACCATCGTACCGGGGCGGCGCAATGTATTTGATGCCCTGCAGGATTTAACAGGTTTCGCCTTCTCTGACGGACCCCGGCGTTTCTCACCCATCGTCTCGCTGCTCCGCTTCAGTCCCCGCGACGGGTGGAGCGGAGACCTCCGGTTCGATTACGACACGTTAATCCACCAAATCCGGAGCTCAAGCGTGACTGCGAATGTTTCAAATCCCGGGCGCTTTCTCTCCTTCACCTATTTTATGACGCGCCAGCATGATCCTTTGACGATCGCCTCGAACCAGGTGCGGGCCACGTTTGGCGTGGGCAATTTCAACAAACCCGGGATCTCCTCGGCTTTTTCAATCAGCTACGACGTGAAAAGGTCCACGATTCAGAACAGCGTCGTCCAGCTCGGCTATAACTGGGACTGCTGCGGAGTCACACTGGAGTTCAGGGAGTTCAACATCGGCCTTCGGAATGAGACCCAGTTTCGCTTTTCCTTTTCCCTCCTGAATGTGGGATCATTCGGAAACTTGAAACGCCAGGAACGGTTGTTCTAGGAGCGACACAGGCAGGTTTAGAGATGTGTTTCGGAGGCCAAGAGACCCTGGAAGAAGGTGCCAGGGGTCGGGTGTCAGGTGTCAGAAGAAGGCGGTCTTGGGAGTAATCATTGAACCCGGAAAGTAAGGAAACAGCAGTCCGAGAGGGAAACGAGTCAGCCTCTGAAGATGGACGTCTGACCGGCCTTGTGTATAGAATGACCTGCCCGAATTGTTCTTTCAAATCTTTGCGGTCTGGCTCTTTCCGCCCGACACCTGGTACCTGACACCAGACACCTTTCCCTATCCAAGGAGGCAGCCATGTTCTGTCAATTCTGTGGGGCTCAGATTGAACCCAACAGCCGGTTTTGTCAAAAGTGCGGACGCGCCCAGTCGGTGGGAGGAGCGGGTGGTATGCCCCCTCCGGGGATGCCTCCCGGCTACCAGCCTCCGCTCCAACCTCCGCCCCCGTTTGTTCCACCGCCGGGGGTGCATGCACAAATCGGACATTGGATTGGCTCCGGCTGGCATCTGGTGAAAGAAGAACTGGGCTTGTTCATGCTGTTAAGCCTGCTCTTCGTTCTTCTCAACGGGCTTGTCCCAATCCTCCTGCAGGGACCGCTCATCGCCGGATTCTACATTGTCTGTACGAAGAAGTTGCTGTACGGCCGCTTTGAGCTCGGCGATTTCTTCAAGGGATTCAATTTCTTTGTGGCGGCACTGGTTGCGAGCCTGATTATTACAGTGTTCACGGCTATTGGGACGATCTTTTGCATCATCCCCGGTCTCGTGATTGCCGCGATGTATCAGTTTACCTACTTGTTCATAATCGACAAGAAGATGGATTTCTGGCCTGCCATGCAGGCCAGCCACGCGCTGGTGAAGAACGACTATTTTGGATTCACCCTCTTCTTCATTGCGGCCATCTTGTTGAATATCATTGGTCTGATCTGTTGTGTGGTCGGGGTTCTGGCGACGCTCCCAATCCTTTATGCCGCAGTGACGGTGGCATACAAAGAAATGGTCGGTTTTGAACCCACCACGAATTTTTGAGTGGATGAATCGGACCCCTTGAAAGGGGGCCTTCTGCTGGAGGCTTGGGCTCGTGGAGACCATGCTTACTTATGCCAAAATGACTTTGCGCAGGGCTGGCGGAGATCGGGCAGGAGCGGTATGGCAGGTTGTTGTCGCTGGTCTGGCACTCCTGTCCCTCCGATTTTACGACGTGCCACTGCAGCCGAAGTTCACGATGTGCGGTTTTCACTGGCTCACGGGCAGACCCTGCCCGTTCTGTGGCATGACCCGTGCTCTGTCCCAATTGGCAAAGGGCTGCTGGAGGGAGGCGTTTCATTTCAACGCCCTCAGTCCACTCGTGTTTCTCGTTCTGTCCGGGGCTTTGGTGGGCGGGATCCTGCAACTCGGAGGTTGGGATTTCGGGGGCCGGGTGTTTCCGGCGTCGGTGCGCAAGAACTTTTGGCCGGGGTGTCTCGTCTTGTTTTTGGGCTTTGGGTTACTGCGGGTTTTCCAGATCGTCCCTTGATGGACCGGTAGGGCGATCCGCCGCGGGGGACCGCCCTAAGTGTGGGACTCTCTGCGCGGTCGCTTAGGGTTCCTCCAGAACCTTTTTCACGACCTCGTTCACCATCTGTGGGTTTGCTTGACCCTGGGTCGCCTTCATGACTTGGCCGACGAACCACGCCAGGTTCCCCGTCTTGCCGCTCCGGTATTTGGCGACATTTTCCGGGGACGAAGCAGCCACATCCCGCGCGATCTTCTCCAGGGCGATCACGTCGCTGATCTGAATGAGATTCTTCTCATCGACGATCATGCGGGGCCACTTCCCCGTCGCGAACATTTCCTCAAAGACGATCTTTCCAATTTTTCCGGAGATGGTTCCCCCCTCAATCAAATCGACCAACTCGGCGATGTGAGCGGGAGAGATCCTGCTGTCGTGAAGGTCGAGGCTGGAGTTGTTGAGAGCTGCCGTCAAATCCCCCTTCAACCAGTTGAGCACCGGCTTTGGCTTTCTGCAAAGCCGGACGGTCTCCTCAAAGAATTCAGCAAAAGCTCTTGAAGACGCCAGCCAGTCCGCGTCGACCTCGGGGAGGCCATACTGTTCAATCAAACGGCCTCTTTTGGCATCCGGAAGTTCCGGCATCGTCTTCCGGGTGTCTTCGACAAAGGACTCTTCAACCACCAGGGGCAAAAGATCAGGTTCTGGAAAGTACCGGTAGTCGTGAGCCTCTTCCTTGCTGCGCATCGAATAACTCTTTCCTTCGTCTGCGTTCCACAGTCGCGTCTCCTGCACGATCTGGCCGCCCGATTCCAGGATTTCCACCTGACGGCGTATCTCATATTCCATCGCCTTTTGCAGGAAACGAAAGGAATTCAGGTTCTTGAGTTCGGTGCGCGTTCCGAATTGAGAGGCGCCCACGGGTCTCACCGAAACATTGGCATCACAACGCAGGTTCCCTTTTTCCATGTCGCAGTTGCACACTTCGGTCGTCTCGAGGATGGCCTTCAATTTGGAGAGATAGGCATAAGCTTCGGCGGTCGAACGGAGATCCGGTTCCGAGACGATTTCCACCAGGGGGACCCCGCTGCGGTTGAGGTCGATGTAACTTTTCTCGGCGCTGTCCGGGAATCCGTCATGGAGGGATTTGCCCGCATCCTCCTCAATGTGCAAACGGGTGATTCCGACCCGCTTGGCTGTGCCGTTCAGCTGGATGGTAATCGCCCCGTGTTCTGAAATGGGCCTGTCGTATTGGGAGATTTGGTACCCCTTGGGGAGGTCGGGATAAAAATAGTTCTTCCGCGCAAATTGCGAGATTCGATTGATGTGACAGCCGAGTGCGAGGGCAGCGCGAACTGCCAGTCGCACGACCTCGCGGTTCAGCACGGGCAAGGCCCCGGGCAACCCCAGGCAGACGGGGCAGGTGTTTGAGTTCGGGGGAGCCCCAAACTCCGTCGAACAGGCGCAAAAGCACTTCGTCCGGGTCAGCAATTGCGCATGGACTTCCAATCCGATGACGGGTTCGTATTCCACAGGTTCTCCTTGGTCGGGAGCGCTTAGTGTACCACAAGGGAGTGGAGAGGACCTCGGATGGAGAGCAGGGGGGTTCCTCCCCGGCTGCAGTCGTGACGGAGACAATGTGACCGGCGACACACACCGGGATCCTTCCCTGGTGTAACTTAGGCTCGCTCCAGCAAACGTAGTCTTCTCCCTGGGGCCTGAAACGACTTCCGCCATGACGCCCGATATGTCGATACTGCTCGAATGGATGACGGGGAGGCGCATGGAAATGCATTCCCTGAACTCTCAGTGGGGTCCCTCTCACCTCCTGACCAGCGTGGTTGCCTGCTTTGCTAACATGATGGGCTACACCTGGTTTCAATCCGACCTGCAGGACTTTCCCCTCTACGCGCAATTCAAGGGTTTCCTTGAAACCGCCGAAAAATCCTTCCATCGAAATTCTGTGACCCGGCACCGCTGATCGCAGGCTGAATTGCTTAAAGAAGAGTAGACGGGCCCGCAACGCCCGGCTCGCCCCCTTTCGACGGTGGGGACAAGGAAATTACTTTTGGAAGCGCCACTGCGCACATGGACCCGCCTCAAACGGATCGAATCTCCCACCCCGGCGAAAACAGAAATATCCCGCATTATTCAACGATATCATGACTGATCCCTCTCTTTCGCCACGGGCTCACGGAATTGACATCCCTTTTCCAGTGCGTATAATGCTGGCTGGATTTGAGACATCAAACCCAAAGAGTCCTCGTGAGGAAGTGAACGCATGAAAAAGTCTGTAGTCATGGCAATCTGCCTGTTCTTTGTGGCCGGTGTCGCGAGCCGGGCTGACCAGAAGGTATTGGAAGAAATCGTGGCGCGAGTGAATGACGATATCATCACCCGGTCGGACTTCGAAAAGAGCAAACAACAGCTGCGTCAGGAACTGGGACAGCAGTTTTTTGCCGCGGACCTGGAGCGCGAGATAGCGGCCAAAGAGAAGAATGTGCTGCGCGATCTCATCGACCAGCTCCTTCTCATCCAGAAGGCCAAGGAACTGGGGATCGGGGTGGACACGGAACTCGTCAAGACGCTCGACCGGTACCGGGAGGAAAACCACCTGAAAACGCTCGACGATCTGGAGCGTGAAGTGACCCGGCAGGGACTCAACTATGAAGATTTCAAGAGCAACATTCGGAATGGCTTGTTCACTCAGGCCGTAATTCGGCAGGAAGTCGGACGGCGGATTCAGATCACCCAGGAGGAAATTAACAAGTTTTACGAGGCTCACAAGAAGGAATTTGAGCGCCCGGAAGAAGTGAGGTTTCGCGAGATCCTGATTTCCACTGAGGGCAAAGAGGATGCCCAGGTCAAGGAAGCGGCCAAAAAAGCGGCCGATCTTGTGGCTCGTGCGAAAAAGGGGGAGGACTTTGCCGACCTCGCCAAGAAGTATTCGGATGGGCCGACGGCGAAAGAGGGAGGTGAGCAGGATTTCATTCAGCGCAACTTGCTCCTCAAGGAGATCGCCGACGTAGTTTTCGCCATGAAGCGAAATCAGGTGAGCGACCCGATCCTCACAAAATTTGGATATAAGATTATTAAGATGGAAGACAAGCATGATTCCGGGATCCCGACGGTCGACAAAGTCAATGACCAGATTACCAATATCCTCTACATGCAACAGCTCGCCCCGGAGTTGCGGGAGTATCTCGGCCAGCTGCGGCAGGAATCCTTTCTGGAAGTCAAATCGGGCTATGTGGATACCGGGGCGGTGTCTTCCGAAGTCAAATCGGAGGCCAAGTCG comes from Terriglobia bacterium and encodes:
- a CDS encoding NFACT family protein, with product MDNLAIETLVNELRSSLLHLSCVQVAQVSPAAVSLEFSGKPSGRLLFDVTDPPLFFLTRKTWSSDVPSSFVAVLRKWLIGTGLAGIRKKLDERAVHFEFLGARPEAHSGALELVAEFMPRWGNLYLLDEGRRVLGALLIPRAERRKLTVGGQYIPPSRHGDSSLENFIDSEAPLPALPADANELTKHVRGLGPVYAREVLLRAHRRGETSPRVLSEILRAIAQGERHPRIYEIPGQAQNFFVSPIELESLSPYPATIFDSVNLAVESLFERRIETVLLEKERKELRKDARTALKKFKRLEEKLESEAQGFLKEAELQRVADLILAQPGELHPQGGRLELVDVYEPTPRKFTVAIDARLSPAANAQRFHEKAKRARRGIERIKGRQHSIHRLVRVLESSLVEVSEAQSLAELKRISTSWREEASNTGETTKNTNPPRARTNVPMRPAERKRKKCRIFKSTKDYEILVGRNSKENDLVTTRYAQPDDYWFHVADYAGSHVVLRNPNRERLEETQDFLEAAQLAAYFSQTRNAQKALVHWTQRKFVKKPKRAKPGLVTLSRFQSLLVEPKLPGSGESHG
- a CDS encoding RDD family protein, with the protein product MTTPELVWREELQEKLRQYRARREGPKKERSRDGGVEEADGSVGPPRESPSSNNDLAAALDEAFKLHPAGAAGVKKEELEALFNSARPRAGGGRPRPFAGAQGFELPESVQRIKQRQPPRRSELFQQPLLFEASAGARGALTGADHAGLPVPVASVRERFLAACVDLLVIATLETISILPVLALLHSKGWRLNLAPRSLAIGLITLLIFALGYVLLFTAATGKTLGMHLRGLALVNFSGEPPSLGEIALRTAGYLVSAGSLLLGFVWVFFDVDALAWHDRISRTYPAHTRGLTPDS
- the lptD gene encoding LPS assembly protein LptD, giving the protein MKRRSSLLLVPSFIFFALSCLCGQRGELLLAQPASAAKAETSAPPVQLLVGEDLLTIKAVHQEQTEKHKYLLRGKAEIDYRDMKFYADEMTYDDETGDVEATGHVHFEREVETISGSRLKMNVISKTGVIYEAKGKATPNFFFEGAEIHKIGEDKYKVIDGTVTACKGEVPKWSFHAQSAVVSVEKSVFLQHATFKIKRIPLFYFPYAAAPVTKRERQTGFLIPTTGSSSQKGRTVGDAFYWAMDRSADLLFTGEYFSARGWAEELQFRARPSETNYINVFGFHVNDRKGQGGQSAKVGASYVFANGFRAVADVNYVSSITFRQVFGDSFNAIVLPDQTSQAFVGRNYDSYSLNFDLYRNETFFDQGAVILRRFPAAEFSVMPREIKDLPIYFSFDSAVDGIHRLDPGVSTPNITQRIDFAPRITFRLPAILGAYFTPSLEFRETGYRNRLQSSNAAPEALNRTSGEFRLDFRGLGLERIYEHKGGWWGDRFKHVIEPEVTYRLVRGVSDIDQIIRFDERDVLVNTNEFEYGITNRIFTRRDEGAGSDQTRELLSWKISQKYFFDPTLGGTIVPGRRNVFDALQDLTGFAFSDGPRRFSPIVSLLRFSPRDGWSGDLRFDYDTLIHQIRSSSVTANVSNPGRFLSFTYFMTRQHDPLTIASNQVRATFGVGNFNKPGISSAFSISYDVKRSTIQNSVVQLGYNWDCCGVTLEFREFNIGLRNETQFRFSFSLLNVGSFGNLKRQERLF
- a CDS encoding zinc ribbon domain-containing protein, with product MFCQFCGAQIEPNSRFCQKCGRAQSVGGAGGMPPPGMPPGYQPPLQPPPPFVPPPGVHAQIGHWIGSGWHLVKEELGLFMLLSLLFVLLNGLVPILLQGPLIAGFYIVCTKKLLYGRFELGDFFKGFNFFVAALVASLIITVFTAIGTIFCIIPGLVIAAMYQFTYLFIIDKKMDFWPAMQASHALVKNDYFGFTLFFIAAILLNIIGLICCVVGVLATLPILYAAVTVAYKEMVGFEPTTNF
- a CDS encoding DUF2752 domain-containing protein produces the protein METMLTYAKMTLRRAGGDRAGAVWQVVVAGLALLSLRFYDVPLQPKFTMCGFHWLTGRPCPFCGMTRALSQLAKGCWREAFHFNALSPLVFLVLSGALVGGILQLGGWDFGGRVFPASVRKNFWPGCLVLFLGFGLLRVFQIVP
- the gatB gene encoding Asp-tRNA(Asn)/Glu-tRNA(Gln) amidotransferase subunit GatB: MAEVVSGPREKTTFAGASLSYTREGSRCVSPVTLSPSRLQPGRNPPALHPRSSPLPCGTLSAPDQGEPVEYEPVIGLEVHAQLLTRTKCFCACSTEFGAPPNSNTCPVCLGLPGALPVLNREVVRLAVRAALALGCHINRISQFARKNYFYPDLPKGYQISQYDRPISEHGAITIQLNGTAKRVGITRLHIEEDAGKSLHDGFPDSAEKSYIDLNRSGVPLVEIVSEPDLRSTAEAYAYLSKLKAILETTEVCNCDMEKGNLRCDANVSVRPVGASQFGTRTELKNLNSFRFLQKAMEYEIRRQVEILESGGQIVQETRLWNADEGKSYSMRSKEEAHDYRYFPEPDLLPLVVEESFVEDTRKTMPELPDAKRGRLIEQYGLPEVDADWLASSRAFAEFFEETVRLCRKPKPVLNWLKGDLTAALNNSSLDLHDSRISPAHIAELVDLIEGGTISGKIGKIVFEEMFATGKWPRMIVDEKNLIQISDVIALEKIARDVAASSPENVAKYRSGKTGNLAWFVGQVMKATQGQANPQMVNEVVKKVLEEP
- a CDS encoding peptidylprolyl isomerase; translation: MKKSVVMAICLFFVAGVASRADQKVLEEIVARVNDDIITRSDFEKSKQQLRQELGQQFFAADLEREIAAKEKNVLRDLIDQLLLIQKAKELGIGVDTELVKTLDRYREENHLKTLDDLEREVTRQGLNYEDFKSNIRNGLFTQAVIRQEVGRRIQITQEEINKFYEAHKKEFERPEEVRFREILISTEGKEDAQVKEAAKKAADLVARAKKGEDFADLAKKYSDGPTAKEGGEQDFIQRNLLLKEIADVVFAMKRNQVSDPILTKFGYKIIKMEDKHDSGIPTVDKVNDQITNILYMQQLAPELREYLGQLRQESFLEVKSGYVDTGAVSSEVKSEAKSN